attttaaaatcttctatATTCATTACCAAAATAACTATTAACTCTATGTGCTTTTTTGGCTAAAATAACTATATGTGTCCACACGAAGCTAGACATTTCTCTCCCGTTCGGTGACAAGAACAGGTGAGGGCAATATGCCTGTCCAAGTCTTCACGACCAGAGGGCGGCGGTGGCTCTCAcctcagggctggggagggctggggcgTGGTCGAGACGCACGGCGGAGCTGAGGTAGCTGATGCGGTTCCGGGACGTGGCCGTGAAGACGGCCTCCGCCTTGGAGATGTCCTCCAGGCTCGGGTCGAAGATCTTCACGTGAAGGTCCAACCTCGAGTCTGGTGTGAGCTGCCGCTCGAGTTCCCTGAGTGGGAACACGAGCTTCGTCATTTGTCTCTTAGGCAGCCTGAGCACGTCGGTGAAGGCGTGGAACGTGCTGCAAGCTCGGCTCAAGCGCCGCAGCGCCGCTGGCACCTCAAATAGCGTCCTCACGGCGTGCCGCAGCCTCGGTATTGCCATTTTCTTCTCCAAGAAGCCCCGCGGCTGGGCAACAGGGCCAGGTTCTGGTCTGCGCGTGCGTGATCCCGCTCCCGCTACGCCTGATGGGAATTGTAGTCTCATCTGGACTCACCCGTTTCCTTCTGAGCTTTGATTCCAGGGAGACGGGGGCTGGGGTTTCCTGGCGaagggcaggcaggtgggggcgggggattGGAGGCTGGTGGTTGACTTTCACACGCAGGCCCGCTGACTACTGTGCCTTTGACTTGTGTatcactgtggggaggccgtttAACGGTTTACAGAGGTGAAAAGATACCTGGGCTGTGTGGCCCTTGAGTGTCAAACGAAGCAGCAAACGTGTGAAGCTCTGGTGGATTCCGGGGCCATTTATTCCTCGCAGTAACTGGTAGTCTCACGGATCATTGGCGTTGATGTTGATGTACACATCACTAGGCAAAACTAATTCCCTTGTAGAGCTTCAATGGAAATTATATATAGAGTCCAAGAGGGAACTGTCAAAGTCCAGGAAAATCCGCCAAATCAGTACTAAAGGGGATTCAGTCCAGTGGATGGGATGTTGCAATAGTACTTTCTGTGTTCTTGTAATATTCTGACTGACATCATGTTTCCAGGTGATCTGGGTGAAGTAGCATCCTCTCCAAAGGATCTAGCTTCCTGCCTAGGCAGGGTGTCAGGGTTTAGATTCAGAATAGGATTTAAAtcccagtggggaaaaggaatgTGGATTGGGGAACCAAGCAGCCACCTAGTCTTGCAGATTGCGCAAACAGAACATGGAAGTGAGACAGGACTTGTATTGATCCAAGGGCATCGCTCCTCCCAGAGAACTGTGGAAATCCCACCCTTGGTCTAGTTGCACAGCAAGGAGGTTAGGATGTATTTTGCTAAACTGTAGAAGCCAGGGGAGGCCGATAAATGAGGACCGTATTCATATACTGTACTATTATCTACCCTCCTGTATAATACTGTAGTGTATGTTATCCAATAGATGATAAGGCATCCCTGCTAGATTCCATCATTTGTTAATTCATCAAATATGTAATGAgcacctattatatgccaggcactgcactaggTGCTGGAGATATTATCAGTGAGTAAATAAAAAGAGTTTCTGTCCTCATGTTATTGTCTTGATAATAATATGATAAATACTAAttaatttacaataaataaaagactatATTAGATAACAAATACTTAGGAAATAGCTAAAGCTGAGtcacatgggtgtgtgtgtgtgtgtgtgtgtgtgtgtagagctGTCAGAGTGTTGCATTTTAGTGTGATCCTCACTGAACAGGTAATATTTGAGTGCAGACTGATGGAGATGAGAGAAGCATTCCAGATGTAAATGCAAAGGCTCAGAGGCAAGAGTGTGTATGGCTTATTTgaagaacagcaaggaggccaatgCGGCCGGAATGGAGTAAACGAGGATGGATGTTGGCAGTGACTCTAGCTATTCCTATCAAATTAGTCTGTATATAAACATTTGAAGTGAATTATGTTGTTTTTCACTGTTCGGCATCCCTTGCACATAGAGGAACCATCTGCTCCCACTCTATGTAGTTCTGTTGGGACTATCGATAATAGAACTCCTCCTGATTACAGGAGATCGGGTTTGGCcatatattgtatgtattatgAGAATAATGACTATGTGAGTAATGTGCAAGTGACCCCAACCGAACCAGTCATTATGTTGAAGTTGGATGGGCAGCTGGCTCTGCCATTGAGTCAGAGCTGAAATGTGAGTCCAGCACTCATGATGGCCATTCTCCCTAGCTATGTGGAGGACACCCACAGTGCTTTAAGAGACAATGAcacaaacatacaaagaaaaacaatagtgAGAGGCAGCGTGACTCCTGATGAACTATGTTGAATGTCATGTTCTGTCCCTCAGCTCTTCAATCACACAAGTCAATATGTTCCTCTCCTTGCTTTTACTGGACCTGATTTGACATGGATTTGACTGCAACCAAGACTCCTGATGAATACAGTATTATAAAATGCTGTGTGGTTCTTCATGTAAATCCACAGCCATCAGACTACAATGTGGGATAGTTGGACGGTCCTATGTAAATTTCAACCCTATTAAAGAGGAGACATGGTAAAGCTTTAGGCCTGCTGGTTCGGCAGGCCAAAGTGTTattttcctggggctcctgggtggctcagttggttaagcatctgactcttgatctcctctggggtcatgatctcatggttcttgggatcagGCTCTGAGTCAGGtgctgtgctaacagtgcagagtctgcttg
The DNA window shown above is from Neofelis nebulosa isolate mNeoNeb1 chromosome 5, mNeoNeb1.pri, whole genome shotgun sequence and carries:
- the GTPBP8 gene encoding GTP-binding protein 8 isoform X2 encodes the protein MRLQFPSGVAGAGSRTRRPEPGPVAQPRGFLEKKMAIPRLRHAVRTLFEVPAALRRLSRACSTFHAFTDVLRLPKRQMTKLVFPLRELERQLTPDSRLDLHVKIFDPSLEDISKAEAVFTATSRNRISYLSSAVRLDHAPALPSPEGHTKKMNFFKVGKYFTLVDMPGYGYRAPEDFVDMVETYLKERRNLMRTFLLVDSVVGIQKTDGIAIEMCEEFALPYVMVLTKIDKSSKGHLLKQVLQIQKFVDRETQGCFPQLFPVSSVTYSGIHLLRCFIANITGNLKTDGL